The Lentimicrobiaceae bacterium genome includes the window GTGCTAATACTGCACTCCCAATATGGGCAATATATATGAAAAAAATATACGAAGACGAAGATATTAATATTTCAAAAGGTAATTTTGATAGACCGCCGGATTTCCCCGATAATACATTCAACTGCGAATCGGCTGAAAACAAATCGGAGAAAAAATCTTCTTTCGACAATAATTTGTTTTAAGGTTTATTTAAATTGATTATCAGTTAATTTATATTTTTGCCATGTTAAAACCTCAATATTATGAATAGAAAAACAACGCACTTAGTCAAAATACTAGTATTTGCCGTTATTCCTATCATATTTATAATATTAGGTTCTACATTTGATCGTGCCAAATATAGCACAGACCCCGAAAGCGCTTATCTTATCAACGGTTTAAATATCGCAACCCGCCACGCAATAGGTCATACCGACAATCCGGGCACACCGGTTCAAACTCTTTCGGCTGCGGTTATTATAACAACCTACATGTTTAAACCAACTAATGTTGATATTCAGACCGATGTGCTTACCAACTCCGAAAAATATATAGAAATAATCAGATACGTACTTATTGCTTTTTCGGCAATTACCATATTTTTACTTGGATTTTTCGGACACAAATTTCTCAAAAACTATTTTCTTGCCATAACTCTTCAATTATCGGCTTTCGCATCTATTACAATTATCGAAGAATTATACACAAAAGTTGCTCCCGAACCGCTTTTATTTGTAACAACTTCTATACTCATATTATTATCGCTTAAAACAGTTTTTTCGTCAAATACTGTCGAAAATAAATACGAATATCTTATTTATGCTATGCTTATAGGATTTGGCATAGCCAACAAGTTTATCTTTGCTCCAATGCTTGTTATTCCTTTCGTCTTACTTAAAAAAGGGTTTCGCTTTAAATATTTAATTTGGACAGTAATATTTTTCGTGTTGTTCACCTTACCTGCAATACAATCGTACCCGCATATGATTAAATGGGTCATTTCTCTTGCTACTCATACCGGAACGTACGGGCAAGGAAGCAAAGGAATTATTGACATCAGCGAATATTCAAGTTCATTAGTGAGCATTTTTAAAAACAACTCTTTTCTAACATTTGTAACAGTTTTGTCGGTTGTTTGGCTTTTGGTTTTGTTTTCTACAAAAAAATATAAGAGTTCATCTGTCAACAAATTATTATTTGCATTCACTTTGGCAAGTATTTTCAACGTACTCCTTATTGCTAAGCATTATCACAGCAACCATTATTTGTTTCCATGTCTCTCACTGATGACGGCTCAATTGGTAGTTCTATTTTTGTCGTGTTGTTCTTTCTTTAAACTAAAAGAAAAATACTTCGCCTTTATTCCAACATTGATAACACTTATAGCAATTTTGTTTGTAATACCCAAAGCAACCACAGCTAAGCAGGGTTACAAAGCGACAAACGTCAGCACTTTAAACACTCAAAATATTCTTGAAACACAATACTCCGACCATACTGTATTTTACTACTATCCGGTAGCCTTAAACGAATATACCTCGCTACGTTGGGGCAATGTTTATGCTCGTCGTAAACAGTCTGATAAACTTATGGAGCTTTTCCCCGAAGGGCTTTTCTTCCACTCGTGGGAAAATAAATTTCAGTTTTGGGATACGGATTTAACGCCAAAAGAAATTATTGAAAAGTACGGAAATAAAATCTTACTTGCCGGAGGTCCTACCAATCAAGATGAATTGGACAAGATTACAAATGCGGGCATCAGCTTGACTCAGCTGCATATAGATAGAGGACAAGCTATTTATAAAATCAATATAAAATCGTCGCCATATTTTGATAAAAGAGAAGGTTTTAGTCTAACTTGCGATTTTGAAAATATTGATGCCGAAAACAATAAAATTCTTTTCAGCGATTCTACTCTGTTTTGTTCAGCCGAATCTTTATCGCAGCAAGTGGCTAAATCAGGCAAAAACTCAATAATTGTGAATGCTAACGATGGCTTCGCTATGGATTATATCCTCACCGATTTTAAACCGAAAGATACGTTTACTATTAAAGGCTGGTTCCGTGGTAATAATCCCGATGCTTACATTGTTGTCGCCGATGGTAAAAACAACGATTTTTATTTCGCCAGCACAAAACTATCAAACAGCAACGAATGGCAAGAAACAAGTCTTAGCTTTGTCGTCCCCGACAACTACGACGATAGCTATATAAAAATATATTTGTGGAATAAAGGTAAAGAAGTCGTGCATTTCGATGACCTGATTTTTATTAAAAATTAATTTATAACATGATAAAAGGTAAAAAATTAGTAGTAGTACTTCCGGCATACAATGCCGAGAAAACTTTGCAGAAAACATACGACGAAATTCCCTTCGACATTGTTGACGAAGTTATTTTGGTCGACGATAAAAGCAAGGATAGCACAGTTGCACTTGCCGAAAAAATAGGAATAAAACATATTATCGTTCACGACGTTAACAAAGGTTACGGCGGCAACCAGAAATCGTGCTATAACAAGGCTTTAGAACTCAACGCCGACATTGTTATTATGCTCCACCCCGACTACCAATACACCCCTTTGCTTATTCAATCAATGGCATACGTTATAGCCAATGGTGTATATCCGGTAGTGCTTGGTTCCAGGATACTCGGAAACGGCGCTCTTAAAGGAGGTATGCCTATTATTAAGTATATAGCCAATAGAGGTCTTACTTTTATTCAAAATATTTTGGTCGGACAAAAACTTTCGGAATATCACACCGGATACAGAGCTTTTTCTAGCGAAGTACTCAGAGCTATTAACTACAACGTAAATAGCGACGACTTCGTTTTTGACAACCAGATGTTGTCGCAAATTATTTATCACAAATATGAAATAGGGGAAATAACATGTCCTACAAAATACTTTGAAGAAGCATCTTCAATTAACCTAGCACGTAGCACTAAATATGCTTTTGGCGTTATTGGAACATCTTTCCAACACCTGTTTAACAAAATGGGATTGATTAATTTAGAGAGATATAAAAAATTGTAAAGCTCAAAAGATTTTATTGAAAAACAAATCTAATTATTTTAAGTAAATATTCAACAACAGTTAATGATTACAGCCTCTGTCGAATGGTTGAATATGTTATTTCCAAAATAAAAATAATAATCGAAAAATAATTATATAAATTTGTCCAATTGACTAATTTATACTACTTTTGTAGTCAAACATAATCGATAACAAACTATCGATAGTTTGGTACCTAATAAGTGAGGAGAAGATTTTTGTTAATAAAATCTACGTTCTAAAATAACGCTGAACACACAAAATTAAATGACTGTTTTTATTTAATTAGTTTAGACATAATTTTATAAAACGCATGAAGAAACAAAAAAAATATAGGAAGATAAGCGTACCAAAGGAAACTCTTTTGAGACTTCCAAAATATTACGAATATTTAAAGGCTATTAGTAAAGAAGGCGCTCAAACAATATCTTCAACCAAAATAGCCAAGGATATGCGTCTTAATTCCGTGTTAGTCCGAAAAGATTTGGCTATGATAAGTTCGGTGCCGGGCAAACCAAGAGTAGGTTTTCGTTTGAAAGATCTTATGATGGATATAGAAGATTTCTTGGGGTACAATAATCTTAGCGATGCTGTGCTTGTCGGTGTTGGTAGTTTGGGCAAA containing:
- a CDS encoding glycosyltransferase family 2 protein, coding for MIKGKKLVVVLPAYNAEKTLQKTYDEIPFDIVDEVILVDDKSKDSTVALAEKIGIKHIIVHDVNKGYGGNQKSCYNKALELNADIVIMLHPDYQYTPLLIQSMAYVIANGVYPVVLGSRILGNGALKGGMPIIKYIANRGLTFIQNILVGQKLSEYHTGYRAFSSEVLRAINYNVNSDDFVFDNQMLSQIIYHKYEIGEITCPTKYFEEASSINLARSTKYAFGVIGTSFQHLFNKMGLINLERYKKL